Proteins from a single region of Gossypium arboreum isolate Shixiya-1 chromosome 1, ASM2569848v2, whole genome shotgun sequence:
- the LOC108480242 gene encoding leucine-rich repeat protein 1, whose protein sequence is MAAPIWVWAFYVALTLFPSVLGNSEGDALYTLRRSLSDPDNVLQSWDPTLVNPCTWFHITCNQDNRVTRVDLGNSNLSGHLVPELGKLEHLQYLELYKNNIQGTIPTELGNLKSLISLDLYNNNISGTIPPSLGKLKSLVFLRLNDNRLTGPIPRELVGISSLKVVDVSNNDLCGTIPTSGPFEHIPLSNFEENPRLEGPELLGLASYDTNCS, encoded by the exons ATGGCGGCACCGATCTGGGTATGGGCTTTTTACGTAGCCCTAACTCTATTTCCTTCCGTTTTGGGAAACTCAGAAGGCGATGCTCTTTATACTTTGAGGAGAAGCCTATCGGATCCGGATAACGTGCTGCAGAGCTGGGATCCCACCCTTGTTAACCCTTGTACTTGGTTCCACATCACTTGCAATCAAGATAATCGAGTCACTAGAGT GGATTTAGGTAATTCAAACCTATCTGGACATTTGGTACCAGAGCTCGGGAAGCTTGAGCATTTGCAGTATCT GGAGCTTTACAAAAATAACATTCAAGGAACCATCCCTACCGAGCTTGGCAACTTGAAGAGCCTTATCAGTTTGGACTTATATAACAACAACATCTCCGGCACCATTCCTCCTTCACTTGGGAAACTTAAGTCTCTTGTATTCTT GCGGCTTAATGACAACAGGTTAACTGGACCTATCCCTAGGGAGCTTGTTGGTATTTCAAGCCTCAAAGTTGT TGACGTCTCAAACAATGATTTGTGTGGAACAATTCCTACCAGTGGTCCATTTGAGCACATTCCTTTGAGCAA CTTCGAGGAAAACCCTCGTCTCGAAGGCCCGGAGTTGTTGGGGCTTGCAAGTTACGATACAAATTGCTCGTGA